From the genome of Amycolatopsis sp. NBC_01488, one region includes:
- the alaS gene encoding alanine--tRNA ligase, which produces MDTHEITDRFLRHFEGKGHTRVPSAPLILDDPNLLFVNAGMVQFKPYFLGEAPPPYPRATSVQKCVRTPDIDEVGKTTRHNTFFQMAGNFSFGDYFKEGAIENAWELITKPQADGGFGLDPNRIWATVYNDDAEAAGLWRKLTGLPGERIQERDGKDNYWDMGVPGPGGPCSEIYYDRGPAYGREGGPVADEDRYIEIWNLVFMQDVRGDLSPKLGHKPIGELPKKNIDTGMGVERVATILQGVENVYETDLVRPVIGRAEEFSGRHYGANHADDVRFRVIADHARTGVMLIGDGVTPGNDGRGYVLRRLLRRIIRSTRLLGVQEPVLQEFAKVVRDTMGPTYPELVSGFDRINEVVRIEEEAFLSTLTSGSRIFDMAAEETKRGGGDVLAGDKAFQLHDTYGFPIDLTLEMAAEQGLTVDEEGFRTLMNEQRTRAKADAASRKTGHGDLSEYRKVLEQHGETEFLGYTDLQAEAKVVALLEDGQPVRSVSAGKKAELVLDRTPFYAESGGQVADTGVLLGDGVELKVLDVQKIVPGLFVHRVEVLDGEVGLDTKLTGSVDAHRRLSIERSHSATHLVHAAVRGAYGKRAAQAGSLNSPGRMRFDFTTPGSVSADVLTEVEQEVNDYLQTNVEVQSFTTTKDKALELGAVALFGEKYGNDVRVVDMGEYSRELCGGTHVDRIGQLGLVKLVSDASIGSGVHRVEALVGGDALKYVRKEQLLVSQLANTFKVPSEELPGRIEDVLTRLKNAEKEITQLKTQQVLGSAGSLLDKAQDVNGVTVVAEVVPDVDGNGLRALASDIRGRLGSRPGVVALFSPAGEKLSFVVATTKAAQEQGIAAGKLVPSFAEKIGGRGGGKPDMAQGGGTNPAGAAEAVMALRSAIAGIG; this is translated from the coding sequence GTGGACACACACGAAATCACCGATCGTTTCCTGCGCCATTTCGAGGGCAAGGGCCACACGCGCGTGCCCAGCGCGCCGCTGATCCTCGACGACCCGAACCTGCTGTTCGTCAACGCCGGCATGGTGCAGTTCAAGCCGTACTTCCTCGGTGAGGCACCGCCGCCGTACCCGCGCGCGACCTCCGTGCAGAAGTGCGTGCGCACGCCGGACATCGACGAGGTCGGCAAGACCACCCGGCACAACACGTTCTTCCAGATGGCCGGCAACTTCTCCTTCGGCGACTACTTCAAGGAAGGCGCCATCGAGAACGCCTGGGAGCTGATCACCAAGCCCCAGGCCGACGGCGGCTTCGGCCTCGACCCGAACCGGATCTGGGCGACCGTCTACAACGACGACGCCGAGGCGGCCGGCCTGTGGCGCAAGCTCACCGGCCTGCCCGGCGAGCGCATCCAGGAGCGCGACGGCAAGGACAACTACTGGGACATGGGCGTGCCCGGTCCCGGCGGCCCGTGTTCGGAGATCTACTACGACCGCGGCCCGGCGTACGGCCGCGAGGGCGGCCCGGTCGCGGACGAGGACCGCTACATCGAGATCTGGAACCTCGTCTTCATGCAGGACGTCCGCGGCGACCTGAGCCCCAAGCTCGGGCACAAGCCGATCGGCGAGCTGCCGAAGAAGAACATCGACACCGGCATGGGCGTCGAGCGCGTCGCGACGATCCTGCAGGGCGTCGAGAACGTCTACGAGACCGACCTGGTGCGCCCGGTCATCGGCCGCGCGGAAGAGTTCTCGGGCCGCCACTACGGCGCGAACCACGCCGATGACGTCCGCTTCCGCGTGATCGCCGACCACGCCCGCACCGGCGTCATGCTGATCGGCGACGGCGTCACCCCGGGCAACGACGGCCGCGGCTACGTGCTGCGCCGCCTCCTGCGCCGGATCATCCGCTCCACGCGCCTGCTGGGCGTGCAGGAGCCGGTGCTGCAGGAGTTCGCGAAGGTCGTGCGCGACACGATGGGCCCGACCTACCCCGAACTCGTCAGCGGCTTCGACCGCATCAACGAGGTGGTCCGGATCGAGGAGGAGGCCTTCCTCTCGACCCTGACCAGCGGTTCGCGCATCTTCGACATGGCGGCCGAGGAGACCAAGCGCGGCGGCGGCGACGTGCTGGCCGGCGACAAGGCGTTCCAGCTGCACGACACCTACGGCTTCCCGATCGACCTGACCCTCGAGATGGCGGCCGAGCAGGGCCTGACCGTCGACGAAGAGGGTTTCCGCACGCTCATGAACGAGCAGCGCACCCGCGCGAAGGCGGACGCGGCGTCGCGCAAGACCGGCCACGGCGACCTTTCGGAGTACCGGAAGGTCCTGGAGCAGCACGGCGAGACCGAGTTCCTCGGCTACACCGACCTGCAGGCCGAGGCGAAGGTCGTCGCGCTGCTCGAAGACGGACAGCCGGTCCGCAGTGTCTCCGCGGGCAAGAAGGCCGAGCTGGTCCTCGACCGCACGCCGTTCTACGCCGAGAGCGGTGGCCAGGTCGCCGACACCGGCGTGCTGCTGGGTGACGGCGTCGAGCTGAAGGTTCTCGACGTCCAGAAGATCGTCCCGGGGCTGTTCGTACACCGCGTCGAGGTGCTCGACGGCGAGGTCGGCCTGGACACCAAGCTGACCGGCTCGGTCGACGCGCACCGCCGCCTGTCCATCGAGCGCTCGCACTCCGCCACCCACCTGGTGCACGCGGCCGTCCGCGGCGCGTACGGCAAGCGCGCGGCGCAGGCGGGTTCGCTGAACTCGCCGGGCCGCATGCGGTTCGACTTCACCACGCCGGGCTCGGTGTCGGCGGACGTGCTGACCGAGGTCGAGCAGGAGGTCAACGACTACCTGCAGACCAACGTCGAGGTGCAGAGCTTCACCACGACCAAGGACAAGGCGCTCGAGCTGGGCGCGGTCGCGCTGTTCGGCGAGAAGTACGGCAACGACGTCCGCGTGGTCGACATGGGCGAGTACTCCCGCGAGCTCTGTGGTGGCACGCACGTCGACCGGATCGGCCAGCTCGGCCTGGTCAAGCTGGTCTCCGACGCCTCCATCGGCTCGGGCGTGCACCGCGTCGAGGCGCTCGTCGGCGGCGACGCGCTGAAGTACGTCCGCAAGGAGCAGTTGCTGGTTTCGCAGCTGGCGAACACCTTCAAGGTGCCGTCGGAGGAGCTGCCGGGCCGCATCGAGGACGTCCTGACCCGGCTGAAGAACGCCGAGAAGGAGATCACGCAGCTCAAGACCCAGCAGGTGCTGGGCTCGGCGGGCTCGCTGCTCGACAAGGCCCAGGACGTCAACGGCGTCACGGTGGTGGCCGAGGTCGTCCCGGACGTCGACGGCAACGGCCTGCGCGCGCTCGCCTCCGACATCCGCGGCCGGCTCGGCTCGCGGCCCGGCGTGGTGGCGCTGTTCTCGCCGGCCGGCGAGAAGCTGAGCTTCGTCGTCGCGACGACCAAGGCGGCCCAGGAGCAGGGCATCGCCGCGGGCAAGCTCGTGCCGTCGTTCGCCGAAAAGATCGGCGGCCGCGGCGGAGGCAAGCCCGACATGGCCCAGGGCGGTGGCACGAACCCGGCCGGTGCGGCTGAGGCGGTCATGGCCCTCCGTTCGGCGATCGCCGGCATTGGTTAA
- the ruvX gene encoding Holliday junction resolvase RuvX has protein sequence MDVGSVRVGVALSDPAPVLASPLVTLSRDATDDSDLDQLAALVTEHEVVEVIVGLPRTLANRQGPAAELAIAYSERLAGRVAPVPVRLGDERLTTVTASRILSQRGVKGRKQRAVVDQAAAVEILQAWIDAAAAHRAREGDR, from the coding sequence GTGGATGTCGGATCCGTCCGGGTCGGGGTGGCGCTGAGCGATCCGGCCCCCGTGCTCGCCTCGCCATTGGTTACCCTCTCCCGCGATGCGACCGACGACAGTGATCTGGACCAGCTGGCCGCCCTCGTCACCGAGCACGAGGTGGTCGAGGTGATCGTGGGCCTGCCGCGAACGCTCGCCAACCGGCAGGGTCCGGCGGCCGAGCTGGCGATCGCGTATTCTGAACGCCTGGCCGGGCGCGTCGCGCCCGTGCCGGTCCGGCTGGGCGACGAGCGGCTGACCACGGTCACCGCATCCCGCATCCTCTCCCAGCGCGGGGTCAAAGGCCGCAAGCAGCGTGCGGTGGTCGACCAGGCCGCCGCCGTCGAGATCCTGCAGGCCTGGATCGACGCCGCCGCTGCGCACCGCGCCCGGGAGGGAGACCGATGA
- a CDS encoding NAD(P)-dependent oxidoreductase has protein sequence MSVAFLGTGIMGAPMAANIAKAGLEVRVWNRTRAKAEPLADVATVADSAAAAAEGADILVTMLADGPAVAEAFEAASPASGTLWLQMSTVGLDWTDRLAAAAGEAGVVFVDAPVLGTRQPAEQAQLQVLASGPEEARPAATPVFDAVAVKTRWLGPAGQGSRLKLVLNAWVLALTNATAESLALAGALGLDPALFLETIKGGGLDVGYAHVKGAAMLSGEYPPAFPAGLAAKDARLVVEAAGDDVDVAGARAVLAHLEAAVDAGHGDEDMAALYRAVVKGS, from the coding sequence ATGAGCGTCGCGTTTCTCGGAACCGGAATCATGGGCGCCCCGATGGCGGCCAACATCGCGAAGGCGGGCCTCGAGGTCCGGGTCTGGAACCGGACCCGGGCGAAGGCCGAGCCCCTCGCCGACGTCGCGACGGTCGCGGATTCCGCGGCCGCGGCGGCCGAGGGCGCGGACATCCTGGTGACGATGCTCGCCGATGGACCCGCGGTGGCCGAAGCGTTCGAAGCGGCTTCGCCCGCTTCGGGCACGTTGTGGCTGCAGATGAGCACGGTCGGCCTCGACTGGACCGACCGCCTCGCCGCGGCGGCCGGCGAGGCGGGCGTGGTGTTCGTCGACGCGCCGGTGCTCGGCACGCGCCAGCCTGCCGAGCAGGCCCAGCTGCAGGTGCTGGCGTCCGGTCCGGAGGAGGCCCGCCCCGCGGCGACGCCCGTGTTCGACGCCGTCGCCGTGAAGACCCGGTGGCTCGGCCCGGCCGGGCAGGGGAGCCGCCTGAAGCTGGTGCTGAACGCGTGGGTACTCGCCCTGACCAACGCCACGGCCGAGAGCCTCGCCCTGGCCGGTGCGCTCGGCCTGGACCCGGCGCTGTTCCTGGAGACGATCAAGGGCGGCGGCCTCGACGTCGGCTACGCGCACGTGAAGGGCGCCGCGATGCTGTCCGGCGAGTACCCACCGGCGTTCCCGGCGGGCTTGGCGGCGAAGGACGCGCGCCTGGTGGTCGAGGCCGCGGGCGACGACGTCGACGTGGCGGGCGCTCGCGCGGTGCTGGCGCACCTGGAGGCGGCGGTGGACGCGGGCCACGGCGACGAGGACATGGCGGCGCTCTACCGCGCGGTCGTGAAGGGCAGCTAG
- a CDS encoding metallophosphoesterase family protein yields MNVAVLADIHGVLPALEAVLAEPDVEAADRIVLLGDLLAGPMPVETMDRLQALGSRAIWVRGNADRELAASAHGTGKFVPDPIFPWAARQLRPADLPVLDALPLTVTLGGVLFCHATPRDDTEIVLVDSPLARWAEVLDGVAASTIVLGHTHMPFARLVDRRLVVNPGSVGMPYGARGAHWALLGEGVQLRRTSYDVEEACRFLASRSAYPGIEAWADHFVRNPPSDAEALRVFSGPGTIST; encoded by the coding sequence ATGAACGTGGCGGTGCTGGCGGACATCCACGGCGTCCTCCCCGCGCTGGAGGCCGTGCTCGCGGAGCCGGACGTCGAGGCGGCGGACCGGATCGTGCTGCTGGGCGACCTGCTGGCGGGCCCGATGCCGGTGGAGACCATGGACCGGCTGCAGGCGCTGGGGTCGCGGGCGATCTGGGTGCGGGGCAACGCCGACCGCGAACTGGCGGCGTCGGCACACGGTACCGGGAAGTTCGTCCCGGACCCGATCTTCCCGTGGGCGGCGCGACAACTGCGTCCCGCCGATCTCCCGGTGCTCGACGCGCTGCCGCTGACGGTGACGCTCGGCGGCGTGCTGTTCTGCCACGCGACCCCGCGCGACGACACGGAAATCGTGCTCGTCGACAGCCCGCTGGCGCGCTGGGCCGAGGTCCTCGACGGCGTTGCGGCGTCGACGATCGTGCTGGGGCACACGCACATGCCGTTCGCCCGGCTGGTGGACCGGCGGCTGGTCGTCAACCCCGGGAGCGTCGGAATGCCGTACGGCGCAAGGGGTGCGCACTGGGCGTTGCTCGGCGAGGGCGTCCAGCTGCGGCGCACATCGTACGACGTCGAAGAGGCATGCCGGTTTCTCGCGTCGCGGTCGGCCTATCCCGGCATCGAAGCGTGGGCGGACCACTTCGTCCGGAACCCGCCTTCGGACGCGGAGGCGCTGCGGGTGTTCAGCGGCCCTGGAACGATTTCCACATGA
- a CDS encoding TetR/AcrR family transcriptional regulator: protein MGHPNRERADRILDAAGELLLRMGYRKVAVDDIARAVGIGKGTVYLHWRTKELLFQALMMRESADLTDEILGWIRDDPSMILPHRMISSSFLVTHRRPLVMAMLRGNAEMFGSLGDLALRKQQDELRAQFEEAMLRRGLVRSDVPNLTYALNASTLGFYLGDTLSDEFEDVPLEEKAAALAHLIRTAFEPPGEPDPAAVADVAAELSSALEELVSGYRKGIYAHDPTTGPG, encoded by the coding sequence ATGGGCCATCCCAACCGCGAGCGCGCCGACCGCATCCTGGACGCGGCGGGCGAGCTGCTGCTGCGCATGGGCTACCGGAAGGTGGCGGTCGACGACATCGCGCGCGCGGTCGGCATCGGCAAGGGCACCGTCTACCTGCACTGGCGCACGAAGGAGCTGCTGTTCCAGGCGCTGATGATGCGCGAGTCGGCCGACCTGACCGACGAGATCCTGGGATGGATCCGCGACGACCCGTCGATGATCCTCCCGCACCGGATGATTTCGTCGTCGTTCCTCGTCACCCACCGGCGCCCGCTGGTGATGGCGATGCTGCGCGGCAACGCCGAGATGTTCGGCTCGCTCGGCGACCTCGCCCTGCGCAAGCAGCAGGACGAGCTGCGCGCGCAGTTCGAGGAGGCGATGCTCCGGCGCGGGCTGGTCCGTTCGGACGTCCCGAACCTGACCTACGCGCTCAACGCCTCGACGCTCGGCTTCTACCTGGGCGACACGCTGTCCGACGAGTTCGAGGACGTTCCCCTCGAAGAGAAGGCGGCGGCGCTCGCCCACCTGATCCGCACCGCGTTCGAGCCGCCGGGCGAACCCGATCCGGCGGCGGTCGCGGACGTGGCGGCGGAACTGAGTTCGGCGCTCGAGGAGCTCGTCTCGGGCTACCGGAAGGGGATCTACGCACACGATCCCACCACGGGTCCCGGCTGA
- a CDS encoding replication-associated recombination protein A has product MAQDELFTVNADIAPPPERTTSNAAGRQADPASSPLAVRMRPRSLDEVVGQQHLLREGAPLRRLVEGAAPASVLLYGPPGTGKTTLANLVSIATGRRFVAMSALSAGVKEVRGVIEEARRRRQYNTENTVLFIDEVHRFSKTQQDALLGAVEDRTVLLVAATTENPSFSVVSPLLSRSLVLQLHPLTDEDITELIERALADERGLGGELTLTEDARAHVVRLAGGDARRALTALEAAADAASATEAKTIDLATVESTVDKAAVRYDRDGDQHYDVISAFIKSIRGSDVDAALHYLARMIEAGEDPRFLARRLVVHASEDIGMADPTALQAAVAAAHAVQFIGMPEGRLALAQATVHLATAPKSNAVIKGIDAALADVRAGLAGAVPPPLRDGHYAGAKKLGNAQGYRYPHDVQDGVLAQQYPPDELVGKDYYEPTQRGAERTLAERVPKLRRTIRGEK; this is encoded by the coding sequence GTGGCACAGGACGAGCTCTTCACCGTGAACGCCGACATCGCGCCGCCCCCGGAGCGGACGACGTCGAACGCGGCCGGGCGGCAGGCGGATCCGGCCAGCTCGCCGCTGGCCGTGCGGATGCGGCCGCGTTCGCTCGACGAGGTCGTCGGCCAGCAGCACCTGCTGCGCGAAGGGGCCCCGCTGCGGCGGCTGGTCGAGGGCGCCGCGCCGGCGTCGGTGCTGCTCTACGGCCCGCCCGGCACGGGCAAGACGACGCTGGCCAACCTGGTCTCGATCGCGACGGGACGCCGGTTCGTCGCGATGTCGGCGCTTTCGGCGGGCGTCAAGGAGGTGCGCGGCGTCATCGAGGAGGCGCGGCGGCGCCGGCAGTACAACACCGAGAACACCGTGCTGTTCATCGACGAGGTGCACCGGTTCTCCAAGACCCAGCAGGACGCGCTGCTCGGCGCGGTCGAGGACCGTACGGTGCTGCTGGTCGCGGCGACCACCGAGAACCCGTCGTTCTCGGTCGTTTCGCCGCTGCTGTCGCGCTCGCTCGTGCTGCAGCTGCACCCGCTGACCGACGAGGACATCACCGAGCTGATCGAGCGTGCCCTGGCCGACGAACGCGGCCTCGGCGGCGAGCTGACGCTGACCGAGGACGCGCGCGCCCACGTCGTCCGGCTCGCCGGGGGTGACGCGCGGCGCGCCCTCACGGCCCTCGAAGCGGCGGCCGACGCGGCGTCGGCCACCGAGGCGAAGACGATCGACCTGGCGACCGTCGAGTCCACTGTGGACAAGGCGGCGGTCCGCTACGACCGCGACGGCGACCAGCACTACGACGTGATCAGCGCGTTCATCAAGTCGATCCGCGGGTCCGATGTGGACGCCGCGCTGCACTACCTGGCCCGGATGATCGAGGCGGGGGAGGACCCGCGGTTCCTCGCGCGGCGGCTCGTGGTGCACGCCAGCGAGGACATCGGGATGGCCGACCCGACGGCGCTGCAGGCGGCGGTCGCGGCCGCGCACGCGGTGCAGTTCATCGGCATGCCGGAGGGCAGGCTGGCATTGGCGCAGGCGACCGTGCACCTGGCCACCGCGCCGAAGTCGAACGCCGTCATCAAGGGCATCGACGCGGCGCTCGCCGACGTCCGGGCCGGCCTGGCCGGCGCGGTGCCGCCGCCGTTGCGCGACGGGCACTACGCGGGCGCGAAGAAGTTGGGCAACGCGCAGGGCTACCGCTACCCGCACGACGTCCAGGATGGGGTGCTGGCGCAGCAGTACCCGCCGGACGAGCTGGTCGGCAAGGACTACTACGAGCCCACCCAGCGCGGCGCCGAACGCACGCTCGCCGAGCGCGTCCCGAAGCTGCGCCGGACGATCCGCGGGGAGAAGTGA
- a CDS encoding VOC family protein gives MPATLQCIVLDCPEPVVLSRFYQALLGGEVDLPDPRWRVDEDWSTLHVNGVVLGFQRSLDYRPPRWPDPAFPQQFHLDFEVDDFRESHHQVLANGGRLLDPDLGGRGWRVYADPAGHPFCLLGDY, from the coding sequence GTGCCCGCGACGCTGCAGTGCATCGTCCTGGATTGTCCGGAACCGGTGGTGCTTTCCCGTTTCTACCAGGCGCTGCTCGGTGGCGAGGTGGACCTGCCGGACCCCCGGTGGCGGGTCGACGAGGACTGGTCGACGCTGCACGTGAACGGCGTGGTCCTGGGCTTCCAGCGGTCGCTCGACTACCGGCCGCCGCGCTGGCCCGACCCCGCGTTCCCGCAGCAGTTCCACCTCGACTTCGAGGTCGACGACTTCCGGGAGTCCCACCACCAGGTCCTGGCGAACGGCGGCCGGCTGCTCGACCCCGACCTCGGCGGTCGCGGCTGGCGCGTCTACGCCGACCCGGCGGGCCACCCGTTCTGCCTCCTCGGCGACTACTGA
- a CDS encoding DUF948 domain-containing protein, which yields MSAGQIAALIAAGAFVVLVVLLAIPLIKLGKTLDAATEAIERTNSNTDPLLIGANQTITHVNTQLERVDGITSNAQAVTGNVSALASVFTATLGGPLVKTAALSYGLSKAIKARKKKSALKAAKKAAK from the coding sequence GTGTCGGCAGGGCAGATCGCCGCGTTGATCGCCGCAGGAGCATTCGTGGTGCTGGTCGTCCTGCTGGCGATCCCGCTGATCAAGCTCGGCAAGACGCTGGACGCGGCCACCGAGGCGATCGAGCGCACCAACAGCAACACCGACCCGCTGCTGATCGGCGCGAACCAGACGATCACGCACGTCAACACCCAGCTCGAGCGGGTCGACGGGATCACCTCGAACGCCCAGGCGGTCACCGGGAACGTCTCCGCGCTGGCGTCGGTGTTCACCGCGACCCTGGGCGGCCCGCTGGTCAAGACCGCGGCGCTGTCCTACGGGCTCAGCAAGGCGATCAAGGCGCGCAAGAAGAAGAGCGCGCTGAAGGCCGCGAAGAAGGCGGCCAAGTGA
- a CDS encoding cytochrome P450 — protein sequence MTTTQADTWGLHESQFWLRGKQPEERVHHAAELGFWNVYGHPEAEEVLRDPATYSSDTTRLIPKEMTADQDVDFEEMRAGNLLQLDPPLHNKMRKLVSRAFTPKVVADLEPRIAAVTNELLDAAGSAGRLELVEDLAYPLPVIVIAELLGVPASDRYLFKGWVDKLFDSSEQFSLKEQSEGRQEAVKKSLEGQKALVEYLGVHVDERRKQPREDLLTKLVEAEVDGETLTRTEVVNFANVLLLAGHITTTMLLGNAVLCLDTHPEWDERVRADRALVPPAIEESLRYLSPFAAVARATMREVELGGVTVPADQMLMIWVAAANRDDRVFAEPGTFDPLRDPNPHLAFGRGIHFCIGAPLARLEGRVALNILFDRYPALRTIPGEPPKFQVNPNMTGVRELPLTTA from the coding sequence ATGACCACCACACAAGCGGACACCTGGGGCCTGCACGAATCCCAGTTCTGGCTGCGGGGGAAGCAGCCCGAGGAACGCGTGCACCACGCGGCGGAGCTCGGGTTCTGGAACGTCTACGGGCACCCGGAGGCCGAAGAGGTGCTCCGCGACCCGGCGACGTACTCCTCGGACACCACCCGGCTGATCCCGAAGGAGATGACGGCGGACCAGGACGTCGACTTCGAAGAGATGCGGGCGGGCAACCTGCTGCAGCTGGACCCGCCGCTGCACAACAAGATGCGCAAGCTCGTCAGCCGGGCGTTCACGCCGAAGGTCGTCGCGGACCTGGAACCGCGCATCGCCGCGGTGACGAACGAGCTGCTCGACGCCGCGGGCTCGGCCGGGCGGCTCGAGCTGGTCGAAGATCTGGCCTACCCGTTGCCGGTGATCGTCATCGCGGAACTGCTGGGGGTCCCCGCGAGCGACCGGTACCTGTTCAAGGGCTGGGTGGACAAGCTGTTCGACTCCTCGGAGCAGTTCTCGCTGAAGGAGCAGAGCGAGGGACGGCAGGAGGCGGTCAAGAAGTCCCTGGAGGGGCAGAAGGCACTCGTCGAGTACCTGGGCGTGCACGTCGACGAACGGCGGAAGCAGCCCCGGGAGGACCTGCTGACGAAGCTCGTCGAAGCCGAGGTCGACGGCGAGACGCTGACCCGTACCGAGGTCGTCAACTTCGCCAACGTCCTGCTGCTGGCCGGGCACATCACCACCACGATGCTGCTCGGCAACGCGGTGCTGTGCCTGGACACGCACCCGGAGTGGGACGAGCGCGTGCGCGCCGACCGGGCCCTGGTGCCGCCCGCGATCGAGGAGTCGCTGCGCTACCTGTCGCCGTTCGCGGCGGTGGCGCGCGCGACGATGCGCGAGGTCGAGCTGGGCGGGGTGACCGTGCCCGCGGACCAGATGCTGATGATCTGGGTGGCGGCGGCCAACCGGGACGACCGCGTGTTCGCCGAGCCGGGCACGTTCGACCCGCTGCGCGATCCCAACCCGCACCTCGCGTTCGGCCGCGGGATCCACTTCTGCATCGGGGCACCGCTCGCCCGGCTCGAAGGCCGGGTGGCGCTGAACATCCTGTTCGACCGCTACCCCGCACTGCGCACGATCCCGGGTGAGCCGCCGAAGTTCCAAGTGAACCCGAACATGACCGGCGTGCGGGAGCTGCCGCTCACCACGGCGTGA